The Kitasatospora paranensis genome has a window encoding:
- a CDS encoding sulfite exporter TauE/SafE family protein, translated as MTALVLALLAGAVVGLALGGLGGGGSMLAVPALIYLLGFTPAHAGTASLIIVAVTSLTGLLAHARTGRVRWRTGTLFAAAGLPLAAATGALSAHLPAALLTLAFAALAAFAAWRMLASARKPKDAARRRPDAAPADRPADSGSGRSAAAGAGLGAVTGLLGVGGGFLAVPALVSVLAFTMAEAVGTSLLVISANSLAALVPRLGATGSLDWAVIAPFTAAAVLGAWDGKRLADRFSGRTLQIAFAAALMAVAALMLVDALT; from the coding sequence ATGACCGCGCTCGTCCTCGCCCTCCTCGCCGGCGCCGTCGTCGGACTGGCACTCGGCGGCCTCGGCGGAGGCGGCAGCATGCTCGCCGTCCCCGCCCTGATCTACCTGCTCGGCTTCACCCCCGCCCACGCCGGCACCGCCAGCCTGATCATCGTCGCCGTCACCTCGCTCACCGGACTCCTCGCCCACGCCAGGACCGGGCGCGTCCGATGGCGCACCGGCACCCTCTTCGCCGCCGCCGGACTACCGCTGGCCGCTGCCACAGGCGCGCTCTCCGCCCACCTGCCCGCGGCCCTGCTCACCCTCGCGTTCGCGGCGCTGGCGGCGTTCGCCGCCTGGCGCATGCTCGCCTCCGCGCGCAAGCCCAAGGACGCGGCACGACGCCGCCCCGACGCCGCGCCAGCCGACCGGCCCGCCGACAGCGGCTCCGGACGGTCGGCCGCCGCCGGCGCCGGCCTCGGCGCGGTCACCGGTCTCCTGGGCGTCGGTGGCGGCTTCCTCGCCGTCCCCGCCCTTGTCTCCGTCCTTGCCTTCACCATGGCGGAGGCCGTCGGCACCAGCCTGCTGGTCATCTCCGCCAACTCACTCGCCGCCCTGGTGCCCCGGCTCGGCGCAACCGGCTCCCTCGACTGGGCCGTCATCGCACCGTTCACCGCCGCCGCCGTACTCGGTGCCTGGGACGGCAAGCGCCTGGCCGACCGCTTCAGCGGACGCACCCTGCAGATCGCGTTCGCCGCCGCCCTGATGGCCGTTGCCGCGCTGATGCTCGTCGACGCCCTGACCTGA
- a CDS encoding J domain-containing protein — protein MATTGGRDFYDILGVSRDADPKTLKQAFRELARRYHPDLSTDPDAQDRFKEVAEAYGVLSDPQRRAEYDERGAARPAAVSVEDLLAGLDLGDVFAGAGGRVFGRGGGFLGGSFDDPFGAPSDVGRGPVRGADIELDLTVPLSAVISGSTETVTVRRPAVCPGCGGTGAARGAPQQCPHCRGSGQQVTERRLGNTVLQKVTTCRTCGGRGAVLRDPCGTCAGSGRAVVNEPVSFRIPAGTLEGTVFRLPGRGTPSPDAHGTSGDAYVTVRTATDPRFTRQGADLWHGLEIPVHQAVLGTTLSVPAPDGPVPLTVPPGVQPGTVLDLPGRGLPRIGGRGRGSLRVSITVRVPEHPSDEEQALYRSLAALHAEPLPATRGEPPQTGRAAERTGRLGQRQRWWTRWWRRTRKSTL, from the coding sequence ATGGCGACAACCGGTGGCAGGGACTTCTACGACATCCTGGGCGTGTCCCGCGATGCCGACCCGAAGACGCTGAAACAGGCTTTCCGCGAGCTCGCCCGCCGGTACCACCCGGACCTCAGCACGGACCCCGACGCGCAGGACCGGTTCAAGGAGGTCGCCGAGGCCTACGGTGTGCTGTCGGACCCGCAGCGGCGGGCCGAGTACGACGAGCGGGGCGCGGCCCGGCCGGCGGCCGTGTCCGTCGAGGACCTGCTGGCGGGGCTCGACCTCGGCGACGTGTTCGCAGGCGCCGGGGGCAGGGTCTTCGGACGTGGCGGCGGATTCCTCGGCGGCAGCTTCGACGATCCGTTCGGGGCGCCGTCCGATGTCGGGCGGGGCCCGGTGCGGGGCGCGGACATCGAACTCGACCTGACCGTACCCCTGTCGGCCGTGATCAGCGGGTCCACCGAGACGGTGACCGTCCGCCGGCCCGCCGTCTGCCCGGGGTGCGGTGGGACGGGTGCCGCCCGCGGTGCGCCGCAGCAGTGCCCCCACTGCCGCGGCAGCGGGCAGCAGGTCACCGAGCGCCGCCTCGGCAACACTGTCCTGCAGAAAGTGACGACCTGCCGGACGTGCGGTGGACGGGGCGCCGTGCTCCGGGATCCCTGCGGCACCTGTGCCGGTTCCGGCCGGGCGGTCGTGAACGAACCGGTCAGCTTCCGGATCCCGGCCGGGACCTTGGAGGGAACGGTCTTCCGGCTGCCCGGCAGGGGTACACCGTCGCCCGACGCGCACGGAACGTCCGGCGATGCGTACGTCACCGTGCGGACGGCCACCGATCCGCGTTTCACCCGCCAGGGTGCCGACCTGTGGCACGGGCTGGAGATCCCGGTGCATCAGGCCGTTCTGGGTACGACGCTGAGCGTTCCCGCGCCGGACGGTCCCGTTCCGCTCACCGTCCCTCCAGGTGTCCAGCCCGGGACGGTACTCGACCTGCCGGGCCGGGGCCTGCCCCGCATCGGTGGGCGGGGCCGTGGCAGCCTCCGGGTGTCGATCACCGTCCGCGTCCCGGAGCACCCCTCCGACGAGGAGCAGGCGCTCTACCGCAGCCTCGCCGCCCTCCACGCCGAGCCTCTGCCCGCCACCCGGGGCGAGCCCCCGCAGACCGGCAGGGCTGCGGAACGCACGGGACGGCTCGGGCAGCGACAGCGCTGGTGGACCCGGTGGTGGCGGCGTACGCGGAAGAGCACCCTGTGA
- a CDS encoding universal stress protein, which yields MVVGVDGSPLSEQALRWALRQARLVGG from the coding sequence ATCGTTGTCGGCGTGGACGGCTCACCACTCTCCGAGCAGGCCCTGCGCTGGGCTCTCCGGCAGGCCCGCCTGGTCGGCGGGTGA
- a CDS encoding hemerythrin domain-containing protein, protein MPAAAPATADARLDPQEMVVLHRVFRREISLLATLIEAAVPGDRRRTDVLADHLDLVLGALGEHHEGEDDLLWPKLRERAAPDDNVVARMADQHGAIAGALAAANELSRRWRSRTDSGTALRLAEALRALDRHATTHMDDEEEHLLPLMADHISPREWAEVGERGRRSVPKSKLLIFLGAILEDATAQERQLFLSQMPAPARLLWHTLGARLYKRTVVRVRRSDAVVPQA, encoded by the coding sequence ATGCCCGCTGCCGCCCCGGCCACCGCCGACGCGCGTCTGGACCCGCAGGAGATGGTCGTCCTGCACCGCGTCTTCCGCCGCGAGATCTCGCTGTTGGCCACCCTGATCGAGGCCGCTGTCCCCGGCGACCGGCGGCGCACCGACGTGCTCGCCGATCACCTCGACCTGGTCCTCGGTGCCCTGGGCGAACACCACGAGGGCGAGGACGACCTGCTGTGGCCCAAGCTGCGTGAGCGCGCCGCCCCCGATGACAACGTCGTGGCACGGATGGCCGACCAGCACGGGGCCATCGCCGGCGCGCTCGCCGCGGCCAACGAGCTGTCGCGCCGGTGGCGCAGCCGGACTGACAGCGGCACGGCTCTGCGCCTCGCCGAAGCCCTGCGTGCCCTCGACCGGCACGCCACCACCCACATGGACGACGAAGAAGAACACCTCCTGCCCTTGATGGCCGACCACATCTCGCCCCGCGAATGGGCCGAGGTTGGCGAACGCGGACGCCGCAGCGTACCCAAGTCCAAGCTTCTGATCTTCCTGGGCGCGATCCTCGAGGACGCGACCGCGCAGGAACGCCAGCTGTTCCTCTCGCAGATGCCCGCCCCCGCCCGCCTTCTGTGGCACACCCTCGGTGCCCGCCTCTACAAGCGCACCGTCGTCCGCGTCCGCCGGAGCGATGCGGTGGTCCCCCAGGCGTAA
- a CDS encoding MerR family transcriptional regulator, with amino-acid sequence MGRAAEMTGTTAGFLRAIGEQGLITPLRSEGGHRRFSRYQLRIAMRARDLVDQGTPIEAACRIVILEDQLEEALRLNQELRDSADGPPAADT; translated from the coding sequence ATGGGCCGAGCCGCAGAGATGACCGGCACCACCGCCGGCTTCCTGCGCGCCATCGGCGAACAGGGACTCATTACCCCTCTGCGCTCCGAGGGCGGGCACCGCCGTTTCTCCCGCTACCAGCTGCGGATCGCGATGCGCGCCCGCGATCTCGTCGACCAGGGCACCCCCATCGAAGCGGCCTGCCGCATCGTCATCCTCGAGGACCAACTGGAAGAGGCTCTGCGCCTCAACCAGGAACTCCGCGACTCCGCCGACGGACCGCCCGCCGCGGACACCTGA
- a CDS encoding STAS domain-containing protein, whose product MEATGELDQYTGPLLDAAVTDALDAAAAAGELVLDVSGVHFCDSGGLNTLIRTHLRARDAGAVLRLVSPTAQVAGLFRRTGGDRLLLR is encoded by the coding sequence CTGGAAGCAACAGGTGAACTGGACCAGTACACGGGGCCGCTGCTGGACGCGGCCGTCACCGACGCACTGGATGCCGCGGCAGCTGCGGGCGAGCTGGTGCTGGACGTCTCGGGTGTGCACTTCTGCGACTCGGGCGGCCTCAACACGCTCATCCGCACCCACCTGCGTGCCCGCGACGCGGGCGCCGTGCTGCGCCTGGTGTCCCCGACTGCGCAGGTGGCCGGGCTGTTCCGGCGCACCGGAGGGGATCGGCTGCTGCTGCGGTGA
- a CDS encoding PRC-barrel domain-containing protein produces the protein MSDVIWEFRDAAGHIAGNDLAGFHVEATDGPIGTVDELSEESGSRHLVIDTGPWIFGKHVLLPAGTVARVEQEEKTVYVDRTKDEIRNSPEYDPERHALADDYREAYAAYYGTYYGGPV, from the coding sequence ATGAGCGACGTGATCTGGGAATTCCGCGACGCGGCCGGCCACATCGCCGGCAATGATCTGGCCGGATTCCACGTGGAGGCCACGGACGGCCCGATCGGCACGGTGGACGAGCTGTCCGAGGAGAGCGGCTCCCGGCACCTGGTGATCGACACCGGACCGTGGATCTTCGGCAAGCACGTCCTCCTGCCCGCCGGGACCGTCGCGCGCGTCGAACAGGAGGAGAAGACGGTCTACGTCGACCGCACCAAGGACGAGATCAGGAACAGCCCGGAGTACGACCCCGAGCGGCACGCGCTCGCCGACGACTACCGGGAGGCCTACGCCGCCTACTACGGCACCTACTACGGCGGCCCCGTCTGA
- a CDS encoding rhodanese-like domain-containing protein yields the protein MATPLTVEQLRPAAATQAELTVVCASGTRSRSACEKLAAAGVTARPLVGGTSAWAQDGRPLNRPEGARAVWAMDRQVRPAAGSLVVAGVGADLALPGARWPSAAVGAGLACAAIGNTCAMGAMLGKLPHNRPHAGLRGPNTVLAGLPR from the coding sequence ATGGCAACGCCTCTGACCGTCGAGCAGCTCCGCCCCGCAGCCGCCACGCAGGCCGAACTCACCGTCGTCTGCGCCTCCGGAACCCGCTCCCGGAGCGCCTGCGAGAAGCTCGCCGCCGCCGGTGTCACGGCCCGCCCCCTGGTCGGCGGCACCTCCGCCTGGGCCCAGGACGGCCGCCCCCTCAACCGCCCCGAAGGCGCCCGCGCGGTCTGGGCCATGGACCGCCAGGTCCGCCCCGCGGCCGGCTCGCTCGTCGTCGCCGGCGTCGGCGCCGACCTCGCCCTGCCGGGGGCGCGCTGGCCCTCCGCCGCCGTCGGTGCCGGCCTTGCGTGCGCCGCGATCGGCAACACCTGCGCCATGGGCGCCATGCTCGGCAAGCTCCCCCACAACCGTCCTCACGCCGGCCTGCGCGGCCCCAACACCGTCCTCGCCGGGCTGCCCCGGTGA
- a CDS encoding GNAT family protein, which yields MLIDHWPLLGLRLNTPRLELRLPGDNELAELADLAAEGIHEPDRMPFLVPWTDLPAAERARSVVQHHWLRRGNWAPDNWALTLAVFESGQVVGLQTIAARDFAVLRQVSTGSWLGARYQRQGIGTEMRAAVLHLAFEGLKALEAMSGAFEDNASSLAVSQKHGYELDGIDRHVVRGQPTTTRRLRLTRVRWETHQHVPVSISGLAPCLPMFGLPDGGCTDRHGSAS from the coding sequence ATGCTGATTGATCACTGGCCTCTGCTGGGACTGCGTCTGAACACTCCCCGCCTGGAACTGCGACTGCCCGGCGACAACGAACTGGCCGAACTGGCCGACCTGGCGGCAGAAGGCATCCACGAGCCGGACCGCATGCCCTTCCTCGTGCCGTGGACCGACCTTCCTGCCGCGGAACGGGCACGCTCGGTGGTGCAGCACCACTGGTTGCGCCGGGGGAACTGGGCACCGGACAACTGGGCGCTGACCCTCGCCGTATTCGAAAGCGGCCAGGTCGTCGGTCTGCAGACCATCGCCGCCCGCGACTTCGCCGTACTGCGGCAGGTCAGCACCGGTTCCTGGCTCGGCGCGCGGTATCAACGACAAGGGATCGGCACCGAGATGCGCGCCGCCGTTCTGCACTTGGCCTTCGAAGGGCTCAAGGCGCTGGAAGCGATGTCGGGCGCTTTCGAGGACAACGCTTCCTCGCTCGCCGTGTCCCAAAAGCACGGATACGAACTCGACGGCATCGACCGTCACGTGGTCCGTGGCCAGCCTACGACGACGAGGCGGCTGAGGCTGACGCGGGTCCGCTGGGAGACGCACCAACACGTCCCCGTCTCGATCAGTGGGCTGGCGCCCTGCTTGCCGATGTTCGGACTGCCGGACGGCGGCTGCACGGATCGCCACGGGTCGGCTTCGTAG
- a CDS encoding rhodanese-like domain-containing protein, protein MAICRSGNRSRQAAALLTARGVDAVNVAGGMRAWAEAGLPVTTTGGQNGRVI, encoded by the coding sequence CTGGCGATCTGCCGCTCGGGCAACCGCTCCCGGCAGGCCGCCGCCCTGCTCACGGCCCGCGGCGTCGACGCCGTCAATGTGGCGGGCGGGATGAGGGCCTGGGCCGAGGCCGGCCTGCCTGTCACGACCACGGGCGGCCAGAACGGCCGAGTCATATGA